From the genome of Perca fluviatilis chromosome 1, GENO_Pfluv_1.0, whole genome shotgun sequence, one region includes:
- the LOC120567516 gene encoding choline transporter-like protein 1, with amino-acid sequence MGCCNSTEGKRDWKPLEQRSCTDIPWLIIFTLFCIGMVCICAFPIATGAASRLISGYDSYGNTCGKNNPKIEGVPLSGQDMTEKKYVFFLDPCNLDLINRKIKSIALCVSKCPAAELKDYSDLKQFALNNGSQLCSYDISPTRYTSSSDRFTKCPKLPVPPSKPVPLLHRCIPVDIGCYAEFAQAFITFVSDNTVLRRVIAGVMASKEIIMGLCLLALVLSLIMMVVIRYISKVLVWILTILVIIGSIGGTGVLWWLYADHRRALDNNTLSVFGKEVASDNVKALLVYAIGATIFTVVLLLVMFFMRKRVALTISLFHVAGKVFIHLPLLALQPFWTFLCLMLFWVYWIAVLLSLGTSGTPVKNNSTGVVEYQMQGPLQYLVWYHAVGLIWISEFILAFQQMTIAGAVVTYYFTRNKSQLPATPILSSMVRTIRYHLGTLAKGSFIITLVKIPRLILMYIHSQLKGKENACARCMLKACVCCLWCLEKCLSYLNQNAYTATAINSTSFCTSARDAFLILVENALRVAAINTVGDFVLFLGKVLVVSCTAFAGVLALNYQREYTVWVLPLLIVCLFAFLVAHCFLSVFENVVDVLFLCFAVDTKYNDGSSGREYYMDKALMEYVENTKKGLYKPGDGDGREMKSMSRGGTSA; translated from the exons ATGGGATGTTGTAACAGCACCGAG GGCAAACGTGATTGGAAACCACTGGAGCAGCGCAGCTGCACGGACATCCCATGGCTCATCATATTCACATTGTTTTGTATTGGGATG GTGTGTATATGTGCCTTTCCCATCGCCACAGGAGCTGCCTCCAGGCTTATCTCAGGATATGACAGTTATGGCAACACCTGTGGCAAGAATAACCCCAAGATCGAGGGAGTACCCCTCAGTGGCCAGGAcatgacagaaaaaaa GTATGTTTTCTTTCTAGACCCTTGCAACCTTGATTTAATCAACAGGAAGATCAAGTCGATTGCTCTGTGTGTCTCCAAATGTCCTGCTGCTGAACTGAAAGATTACAGCGATTTAAAGCAGTTTGCTCTGAATAATG GATCTCAACTCTGCTCCTATGATATTTCTCCTACAAGATACACAAGCTCTTCAGACAGATTCACTAAATGTCCCAAACTCCCTGTTCCACCAAG TAAACCTGTCCCACTGTTACACCGCTGTATTCCTGTGGATATCGGATGCTATGCAGAATTCGCCCAGGCATTCATCACATTTGTCAGTGACAACACTGTGCTGCGCCGGGTCATTGCTGGGGTGATGGCCAGCAAGGAGATCATCATGGGCCTTTGTTTGCTGGCTTTAG tcCTGTCCCTGATCATGATGGTTGTCATTCGTTACATCTCCAAAGTGCTGGTGTGGATTCTAACGATTCTGGTAATCATTGGCTCTATAG GTGGGACAGGCGTCCTCTGGTGGCTCTATGCGGACCACAGGAGAGCCCTTGATAATAACACCTTATCAGTATTTGGAAAAGAAGTTGCCTCAGACAATGTAAAGGCCCTGCTTGTGTATGCAATTGGTGCAACAATTTTCACG GTAGTTCTCCTGCTGGTGATGTTCTTCATGAGGAAGCGTGTGGCTCTCACCATCTCCCTGTTCCACGTGGCTGGTAAAGTGTTTATCCACCTTCCCCTGCTGGCTCTGCAGCCTTTCTGGACCTTCCTTTGCCTCATGCTCTTCTGGGTCTACTGGATCGCTGTGCTTCTCTCTCTCGGGACTTCAG GCACACCAGTAAAGAACAACTCTACAGGCGTGGTTGAATATCAAATGCAAGGGCCTCTGCAGTACTTGGTGTGGTATCACGCTGTGGGTCTCATCTGGATCAGTGAGTTCATACTTGCCTTCCAGCAAATGACCATCGCCGGAGCTGTGGTCACTTACTACTTCACAAG GAATAAGTCCCAGTTGCCAGCAACTCCCATCCTCTCCTCCATGGTACGTACCATCCGCTACCATCTGGGTACTCTGGCCAAAGGCTCCTTCATCATCACGCTTGTTAAGATCCCTCGTCTCATCCTAATGTACATCCACAGCCAGCTCAAAGGAAAG GAAAACGCCTGTGCTCGCTGCATGCTGAAAGCTTGCGTCTGCTGTCTGTGGTGTCTTGAGAAGTGCCTTTCATACTTAAATCAA AATGCTTACACTGCGACAGCCATCAACAGCACCAGTTTCTGCACCTCTGCCCGGGACGCGTTCCTTATCTTGGTGGAGAATGCTCTCCGAGTGGCCGCCATCAACACTGTGGGCGACTTTGTCCTCTTCTTGGGAAAG GTGCTTGTTGTCTCCTGTACAGCTTTCGCCGGCGTCCTGGCTCTGAACTACCAGAGGGAATACACCGTGTGGGTCCTGCCTCTTCTCATCGTCTGTCTGTTTGCCTTCCTGGTGGCTCACTGCTTCCTTTCTGTCTTTGAGAATGTGGTGGACGTTCTCTTCCTCTGCTTTGCTGTGGACACAAAGTACAATGATGGCAGCTCTGGGCGCGAGTACTACATGGACAAGGCCTTAATG GAATATGTTGAGAACACTAAGAAAGGTTTGTACAAGCCTGGTGATGGAGATGGACGGGAGATGAAGTCCATG TCACGTGGAGGGACTTCTGCTTGA